Proteins encoded within one genomic window of Empedobacter falsenii:
- a CDS encoding SNF2-related protein, with the protein MINQYQAKYYAYELSKKSTSDSPEKFGATLMDAKVELNPHQVEAALFAFKSPYSKGAILADEVGLGKTIEAGILLSQKWAEGKKKILIICPSSLRKQWVNELEDKFYLKAEVLDNISYNKKAKAGIKNPFDNGHTIKICSYQFARKRAEEIQLTSWDLVVLDEAHYLRNAYKYGNVTAQTIQNAIRDYKKVLLTATPLQNKLDELYGLVSFIDPEIFGDIKSFRRNYILESGNRDIEGLKERLNSIVHRTLRRDVKEFINYRERIPITQQFTPSKEEQELYDKVLEYLRQERTYAFPPAQKHLMQSVIFKLLGSSSFAISRTLESLLKRLRMLLESSKVVEDDLYEMFLEEYENLDDEFDEGEIIDEGDFNEITLDDKIAIEEEIKQLEEFLILANSIQHNEKGEKLLIALDQGFAKLKELGAKQKALIFTESTRTQQYLLERLSKEKYAGRILIFNGNNSDPISNQIYRDWIADDKNAGKVTGSKAVDIRQALVDAFKSDQYDIMIATEAAAEGINLQFCSMIVNYDLPWNPQRVEQRIGRCHRYGQEYDVVVVNFLNAANAVETRVYELLENKFRLFEGVFGSSDEVLGTIENGVDFEKRIIEVYKKCRTKEEIEAYFNQLQNEFEDQINQKVKEVQSKLFNHFEASVIEKLRTTYSETKVFIEKFEKWLWELTQFYLKNKAQFIFDDFTFILENGEKYTLNKKREDAKRFLINGSIAQKIISQGKKEKTPLAHLSFNWSNINVKHTDISKLKAKSGVLRVSNLEVSSEIESHSVLLFSGITDENEVLNDDICRFILGLNSTINDSFKGDLDTIDKHHAIIKQERLKYLEDTDAALMQREFKKFHNWADDKIFELESELKEAKKEEKEIDRAAMQEGLSGAEALAMQEQLAKAKKKVSRLKREMFDREDEINEERDQMIAEAKSKLNRTITEEEVFTVSFELI; encoded by the coding sequence ATGATCAACCAATACCAAGCTAAATATTACGCCTACGAATTATCTAAAAAATCAACTTCAGATAGTCCAGAGAAGTTCGGAGCTACATTGATGGATGCCAAGGTAGAATTGAATCCCCACCAGGTGGAAGCCGCTTTATTTGCTTTTAAATCACCATATTCTAAAGGAGCTATTCTTGCTGACGAAGTTGGTTTAGGTAAAACCATTGAAGCAGGGATTTTATTAAGCCAAAAATGGGCAGAAGGAAAAAAGAAAATATTAATTATTTGTCCTTCCTCTCTACGTAAGCAGTGGGTAAACGAATTAGAAGATAAATTTTACTTAAAAGCTGAAGTTTTAGATAATATTTCTTACAATAAAAAAGCTAAAGCTGGAATCAAAAATCCATTTGATAATGGCCATACCATAAAAATTTGTAGTTATCAATTTGCTCGTAAACGTGCGGAAGAAATACAATTGACTTCTTGGGATTTGGTTGTATTAGACGAGGCACATTATTTAAGAAATGCTTACAAATACGGAAATGTAACGGCACAGACTATTCAAAATGCAATTCGTGATTATAAAAAAGTTTTACTTACAGCTACTCCTCTTCAAAATAAATTAGATGAATTATATGGTTTAGTTTCTTTTATTGATCCTGAAATATTTGGTGATATTAAAAGTTTTAGGCGCAATTATATCTTAGAATCTGGCAATAGAGATATTGAAGGTTTAAAAGAAAGATTAAATTCAATTGTTCATCGTACGTTACGTAGAGATGTTAAAGAATTTATCAATTACAGAGAACGTATTCCGATTACTCAACAGTTTACTCCATCAAAAGAAGAACAGGAGTTATACGATAAAGTTTTAGAATATCTAAGACAAGAAAGAACTTACGCTTTTCCGCCTGCTCAAAAACATTTAATGCAATCCGTAATATTTAAATTACTGGGTTCATCTTCATTTGCAATAAGTAGAACGTTAGAATCTTTATTAAAAAGGTTAAGAATGCTATTGGAATCTTCTAAAGTGGTTGAAGATGACTTATATGAAATGTTCTTAGAAGAATACGAGAATTTAGATGATGAATTTGATGAAGGTGAAATTATTGATGAAGGTGACTTTAATGAAATTACTTTAGATGATAAAATTGCAATTGAAGAAGAAATTAAGCAATTAGAAGAATTTTTAATACTTGCCAATAGCATACAACATAATGAAAAGGGAGAGAAATTATTAATTGCTTTAGATCAAGGTTTTGCAAAATTAAAAGAATTAGGTGCAAAACAAAAAGCATTAATATTTACAGAATCAACTAGAACACAACAATACTTATTAGAGCGTTTATCTAAAGAAAAATATGCAGGAAGAATTTTAATCTTTAACGGTAATAATTCGGATCCTATATCTAATCAAATTTATCGAGATTGGATTGCAGATGATAAAAATGCAGGAAAAGTAACTGGATCTAAGGCAGTTGATATAAGACAAGCCTTAGTAGATGCTTTTAAAAGTGATCAATACGATATTATGATTGCGACAGAGGCAGCAGCAGAGGGTATCAATTTACAGTTCTGTAGTATGATCGTTAATTACGATTTACCTTGGAATCCACAACGTGTAGAACAGCGTATTGGTCGTTGTCATCGTTATGGTCAAGAATATGATGTGGTGGTTGTAAATTTTCTTAATGCAGCGAATGCGGTAGAAACACGTGTGTACGAATTATTGGAAAATAAATTCCGTTTGTTCGAAGGTGTTTTTGGTTCTTCTGATGAGGTGTTAGGAACAATTGAGAATGGAGTTGATTTTGAAAAAAGAATTATAGAAGTATACAAAAAGTGTCGTACGAAAGAAGAAATAGAAGCATATTTTAATCAATTACAAAATGAATTTGAAGATCAAATTAATCAAAAAGTAAAAGAAGTACAATCTAAATTATTCAATCATTTCGAAGCAAGCGTAATCGAAAAACTTCGTACTACGTATTCAGAAACAAAAGTATTTATTGAAAAATTCGAAAAATGGTTGTGGGAATTAACACAATTCTATCTTAAAAACAAAGCACAATTTATTTTTGATGATTTTACCTTCATTTTAGAAAATGGTGAAAAATATACATTAAATAAAAAGCGTGAAGATGCCAAGCGTTTTCTGATCAATGGTTCGATAGCACAAAAAATAATTAGTCAGGGTAAAAAAGAAAAAACGCCTTTGGCTCATTTGTCATTTAATTGGAGTAACATTAATGTTAAACATACAGATATTAGTAAGCTAAAAGCGAAGTCAGGCGTATTAAGAGTGAGCAATTTAGAGGTTTCATCTGAAATTGAATCGCATTCGGTTTTACTTTTTTCTGGAATAACGGATGAAAACGAAGTCCTAAATGACGATATTTGCCGCTTTATTTTAGGGCTTAATTCTACAATCAATGATTCTTTTAAAGGCGATTTAGATACAATCGATAAACACCATGCTATCATTAAACAAGAAAGGTTAAAATATTTAGAAGATACCGATGCAGCTTTAATGCAACGTGAATTTAAAAAATTCCATAATTGGGCAGATGATAAGATTTTTGAATTAGAATCCGAATTAAAAGAAGCTAAGAAAGAGGAAAAAGAAATTGATAGAGCTGCTATGCAAGAAGGATTATCTGGTGCGGAAGCTTTAGCCATGCAAGAACAATTAGCAAAGGCGAAGAAAAAAGTATCACGCCTGAAAAGAGAAATGTTTGATCGTGAGGATGAAATCAACGAAGAACGCGACCAAATGATTGCTGAAGCGAAGAGTAAATTAAACAGAACTATAACAGAAGAAGAAGTTTTCACCGTTTCTTTTGAATTAATATAA